Part of the Novipirellula artificiosorum genome, TCCTCACACCCATCAAATTTTTCGATTGCCCAAACCATTCGGTACAGAGCGTTTTGATCAAGGAAACGGTTCTCGGATGGCGCGTCCACTGCCGAAATGCTCTAGGGTAGGCAGCTGGAAATTGGCGGCGTTCGCCCACTGCTGCTGGTGATTGACCGACAATACCGCTACGATTTGAAGCTCCCGATCCCTACTCTTCTCTTCTCTTCTCTTCTTTTCAGCGAGATACCCGATGCAAGCCAAAGACGCGATTCGTTCCGCGATGAATTTGAGCAACCTTGTCTACAAGAGCTACCTCAGTGATTTCGAAGATGCGGAGTTGATGTGTCGCCCTGGTCCGGGCTGCAATCATATGGCTTGGCAAACGGGCCATCTGATTGCTTCCGAGGTTTCCCTGCTGTCAACCGTTTTCCCGAAGGATGCGGTTGAGCTACCCCAAGGTTTTGCCGAAGCCCACAGCAAAGAAACCGCCGAGTCCGACGATCCAGCCGCGTTCTTAACGAAACAGGAATACATGTCGTTAATGGAAACGGTTCGCGAACAAACACTTGCGGTATTGGACCGTGCAACCGACGAAGAGTTATCGGCCGCTTCGCCCGAAGCGTTTCGCACGTGGTGCCCGACCGTTGGTGACATGTTTGTCCTGATCGGATCCCACCCCCTGATGCATGCTGGTCAAATCGTCCCAATACGCCGCCAGCTTGGAAAGCCAGTCCTGTTCTAAGATACTCATGATTGAAAATGATGCGGTCATCCTCGGGATGTTGATGGGGATCTTGGGGTTCGTGTTTTGGACGAGCCACCATGAGTCTCGGTTTTGGAGATCGTTCTACTCGGTCTTTCCGATGCTGCTATTGTGCTACTTCTTGCCATCACTCTTAACGCTCTCTGGCATCGTCGACCCGGCAAACTCCCAACTCTACTTTGTCGCCACTCGATTTCTGTTGCCCGCCAGTTTGGTGCTGTTGACGCTCAGTATCGATTTACGTGAAATCGTAAAGCTTGGTCCCAAGGCGATTGTCATGTTTCTGACCGGTACGATCGGAGTCGTCTTGGGAGGGCCAATGGCCATTCTGATCGTCGGAACGTTTGCACCAGAGTGGGTGGGAGGCAGCGATGCTTCGGCGGTTTGGCGAGGTCTTTCGACCGTTGCCGGCAGCTGGATCGGAGGGGGTGCGAATCAAGTTGCGATGAAGGAGATCTTCAAGCCTTCCGATGAATTGTTTAGCGTGATGGTGGCGGTGGATGTGATCGTCGCCGAAGTTTGGATGGCCTTCTTGTTGCTCGGAATCGGCAAATCAAAGTGGATCGACCGGATGCTGAAAGCCGATGCATCGGCGGTCGATCGTTTGACCGAGAAGATGGAAGCATTTTCGCGTTCGACCCTGCGGGTGACGACGACTGTTGACCTGTTCCGGATCCTCGCGTTCGCCTTCGGAGTGACGGCGATCAGCCATCTGCTCGCCGATTCGATCGCCGGATGGGTCACAGCCAACGCACCGACGCTGGACCGTTTCAGCTTGGACTCCAGCTTCTTTTGGTTGATCCTTTTGGCAACGACCGGCGGCGTGCTTTTGTCATTCACGCGGGTGCGGAACCTCGAAGGCGCCGGAGCCTCCCGAATCGGATCGGTGTTTATCTATTTCCTGGTGGCGACGATTGGATTGCAAATGGATATCGCTGCCATCTTCACAAGGCCAGAACTATTTGCCGTCGGCGCGGTATGGATGCTGCTTCACGTCGGTTTGCTGTTTGTCGTTGCATGGTGGATTCGCGCACCTTACTTCTTCTTGGCGGTTGGCAGCAAAGCGAACATTGGCGGTGCGGCGAGTGCACCGGTTGTTGCGGCCGCTTTCCATCCGTCACTCGCGCCGGTGGGTGTCTTGTTGGCAGTCGTTGGATATGCCTTGGGCACCTATGCGGCGTACTTGTGCGCGCTCATGATGCAAGTGGCTGCACCCTCATGATCGGTGTCATTGGGCGATCACGATAAAACCACCCACTTTCCCAAACCGACGGTTGACGATCGCGGAACCATCGGTGGCAACACGAAGCAGCTCCCTCACCTGCCAACCGGTTGCCCGCAGATCAGCCGCCAGTTCCTTTCGACTGAAGCGGTGCATGAACATCTTGTCGAGACCACGATAGGCGTAGACGCTGTCTCCAAACTCATGGTCTGAGTTGAACCATAATCGTGCTCGGCTTGCGACCATCGCTCGGATTCCCCCGGGTTCATACAGCGCCGCCCAGCGGTTGTGGACATGCAGCACGAACTTTCCGCCCGGGCGGACAATGCGTCGGAGACTGCGGAGCATTTCACGGCGGTTTGATCCTCCTTGAATCATCCCCAGCGTGCTGAACATACAAACCGCATGATCAATGGATTGATCAGCGAAACCGTCGATTTGGACCAGGTTGGCCCGCACCGGATGGATTCGGTCGATCAGGCTCTGCTGCTGAGCCTTGGTGACAAGGATTTCCAGCATGCGGTGGCTAAGATCGACACCGATGACGGTGTAGCCACGTGCGGCCAAGGGGAGCGCCGTCCGGCCGCTGCCGCATCCGAGATCGATAATCGACGCATTCTGACCCGATTTCCGAGTCGGAAATTCGGCTGCGACGATTTGTTGATCCAGCCGGCAGAGGGGAGTATCTGCCACAAACGCGTCGTAATGGTCGGCGATCGTCCGCTCATTGACGTAATCCCACGTTCCAGAGGAAACACCGACCGGTCGACGCCATTCAGGCGGCGAAGCTGACTTCGGGGGCTGGTTCAATTGGGGCCTGCGTTTCTATAATCCGCGAATTGAATCGCAACAAGGGTTGGGTTCTTTGATCAGTCAGTTTTATTCGGACGCCGGATCTGCGACATGGCCGGCCTACAATCACCGTGAGGAGAAAGAGGAACAATGGCTATACGAGTTGCAATTAATGGTTTCGGTCGAATCGGACGTATGGTTTTTCGATCGTCGGTCCTTCGTGACGACATCGAGGTGGTAGCAATCAACGACTTGTTGGACGTCGATTACCAAGCTTACATGCTGAAGTACGACAGCGTCCACGGCCGCTTCAAGGGCGACGTCTCGACGAAGGGCGGAAACTTGGTCGTCAATGGCAAAGAAATCCGCATCACAGCAGAGACCGACCCTGCTAAGTTGGCATGGGGCGACGTCGGAGCCGACATCGTTGTCGAATCGACCGGCTTCTTCCTGACACAGGACTCGGCCAAAGGTCACCTTGATGCAGGTGCTAAGAAAGTCGTGATGTCTGCGCCTCCGAAAGATGACACTCCGATGTTCGTGATGGGCGTCAACTGCGAAAGCTATGCTGGACAAAAGTTCGTCTCCAACGCGTCCTGCACGACCAACTGTCTTGCCCCCCTCGCGAAAGTGCTCAACGACAACTTTGGCATCAAGCGTGGTTTGATGACCACGGTGCACGCGGCCACCGCGACACAGAAGACCGTCGACGGACCTTCGAAAAAGGATTGGCGTGGCGGACGCGGTATCCTGGAGAACATTATTCCCTCGAGCACCGGCGCAGCGAAGGCCGTCGGCAAGGTCATTCCTGAACTCAACGGCAAGCTGACCGGGATGGCTTTCCGCGTACCGACTTCGGACGTTTCCGTGGTCGACTTGACCGCAGAATTGGAAAAAGAAGCGAGCTATGAAGACATTTGTAAAGCGATGAAGGCCGCTTCGGAAGGCAAGATGAAGGGCATTCTTGGCTACACCGACGAGAGCGTCGTTTCGACCGACTTCCGTGGCGAGTCTCGTACGTCGGTGTTCGATTCGAACGCGGGAATTCAGCTTGACAAAACGTTTGTCAAAGTGGTTTCTTGGTACGACAACGAATGGGGTTACTCTTGCAAAGTGCTCGATCTTGTCGCCAAAATTGCGGACTAGAACGAGTGATCAGATGTATCACATCAAAGGCTCGGCGGGAACGTCGAGCCTTTTTGGTTTGGTAGCCGCAGCATACGATGGACGAAAGGCAGTAACCAGACTCTTGACCAGCTCAAGCCCAGCAGCAACGCCGTCGTTCGATCGGTTTGGTTGTCGCTCCCCGACCAAGCCACAACGTGGGGCTTGGCACCACATTTCAGAACCAAAGCGAATGAAGTCCTATGGTAAACCTATTTGATTCGATTGATTGGGCCGATATCTTTCGGGTAGAACCCGGAATCGGTTTGGCCATCATTTCAAAAGAGGGAAACATCCTTTATTCCAACGGCGCGATTCTGGCACTCTTTGGGGTTCCCAGTCGTGACCCACAAACTCAATCAGCGCCACGGAATTTGGGCGACATCTTCCACCCCGATTTCGCCCGCGAGCGGATGGAATGGATCAAACAAGTCTTGGAAGAAGGCCGACCGCTTCGAGCAAGGCATATCTATCAAGGCCAACAAATTGTCTCGACCATCTACCCGGTTGGCGAATCGATGGTTCAGAAGTTCCGGGGCACCGTAGAGCAGCCACAAGCCGCTGGCGACGAACCGGCCACGGAAGTCGATTCGGAACATCCCCCAGAAGGGACCGCCGCGGTGCATTACGCTTTGTTTATCTCCAGACGCGATGGACAAGAAGACTCCAGCGAAATTAACACGGTGTCGAGCCAGTACATTGACCTCGGCTGCTTGTCCTCACTGAGCAAGCGAGAGCTCGAAATTTTCATCCTGTTGGGGCATGGCAACAGCGTTCCGGAGGTTGCCAGAATGCTTCACCGCAGCCCGAGAACCGTTGAACGACACAAGACGGAAATTGGGCGAAAGCTCGGTTACTCGTCGCTTGCCGAGATCGCCAGAGCCGTCGGGCACGTAGGACTGACCTACGATCATCTTCAACTGGAACGATTGAAGGCACTGGCCGATCCCGAGTCGAACTAGTGGACCGTCAGCAGTAGATTTTACGGTAGTGGATTTCGCCAGTAATCCGTCACTCAAATGTTCTGAGGGACTTCTGGCGAAGTCCACTACGTCCCAACTCGCAGTTTTAACCTTGACGGTCCACTAGGCTGGCGAACTCTTCAAGCGATCTTTGCCCAATGAATAGCGAAGGGTCTCCGCAAGATCGTTAAAGCGAAACCGGTAGCCCGATTGCTGCAATTTGACGGGAACCACCCGAGTGCTGGCCAGCAACAAGGCGTCCGCCATTTCGCCGAGGGCGATACGAAGCCCGAATGCCGGAGCGGGAAGCAACGCCGGACGGTGCATCACGGAACCAAGCACCTTTGCGAAGTCTCGGTTCTGAACCGGTGTCGGCGAAACAAAATTAACAGGGCCGCTGAGTGAGTCCGTCTGGATGGCGTGGTAGATCCCGCCAAGAACATCGTCCATCGCGATCCAACTCCACCATTGATGACCACTGCCGAGTGATCCACCGGCTAGCTTCGCCGGCAACAACATCTTGGCTAACGCACCACCTTGGCGAGACAAGATCAGACCAAACCGGGCATGGACGACTCGAATCCCTGCATCGACCGCGGGACGGCAAGCCCGCTCCCACTGATCGGCGACGTCCGCGAGAAAGCCCTCCCCATGAGCCGAATGCTCATCAAGAACCTGATCCTGCCGGTCGCCGTAAACGCCTGTTGCCGACGCGCACACCAAAACTCGGGGTTTCTTGGGCAATCTCGCGAGCGATTCACAGAGTTGGCGAGTCTTCAACACCCGACTCTCTCGAATCTCTCGCTTCACCACATCGCTCCACCGTCGGCTGGCAATCGAGGCCCCGGCCAGGTGAACGACCGCATCAACGCCATTGAGCCGACTGGCCTGTTGATCGCTTTGCCAAGCTGCGATGCGATCCTCACTCGGCGAACTTCGCACGATCCGCTGCGTCTCGTGCCCGAACAGACTCAGCAAGCCAAGCAGTTGCGAACCGACCAGCCCATGGCTGCCCGAGATGGCAACCCGCATCGCTTCGCTTGAATAAGCACTGAACAATTCCAAGTCATCGCGAGTGATCCGATGGCGGTACGCGAACATCGATTCGATTTTCTTCAACGCGAAACCACCGCCAAACCATCGGCCAAGCTGCCCGCCGGGCAATCGATAATGGATCGAGTCGGTCAACACGGACTTCGAATCGTTCCCACCGTCGGCATCAAATTGGTGCGAATGGCTCCAGCTCGCAAACGGCCCCGATCGCTGAGTGTCATCAAACCGGTTTGGCGGGTCGTAAAGCGTGTGCTCTGCGACCCAGCGAAGCGGCACACCAAGCAATCGCATCTTGAGGACAACACGACTTCCTACGTCCAAACCCGCGCTACCCTTCTCTACCGATACCGACTCCCAAGGAGGCGTCAATCGCTGCAACGCCCCCGGCCGTTCGTGGTAGGCGAACGCCTGCTGCTTGGAAACGCCAAGCTGAGTCGACGCGCGGTAATGTTGAGAGCCAGCCATCAGCGTCGTAACCTAAACCTCCAACTCAGCGAGCCGGACATCCCCCGCCATGGACCGGAGCTTCTCCATCGCGCGGCGCTCGAGTTGACGAACCCGTTCCTTGCTGATCCCCAAACGATCTGCTAACGATTGAAGCGTATGGACCTTGCGGTGAGACCCGAGCGAGAAGCGAGCTCGGATGATCAGCTTTTCCCGACGATCCAGGTCCTCAAGCATCGCAGCCAAGCGTGACCGCAGTTCGTGCCAACGACCTTCGCTAATGGAGGAACCCCGATCTTCGTCGCTTAGGTCTAAGTTCATGTCTTGCAGTCCACCGATTACCTTCTGACGCTCTTGTTGGTTAAACACAATCGTCCGGTAAGAATTGCGGCGGACGACCTGCGTTGCATAGGTGCTGAACCGAAAGCCTCGATCATAGTCGAATTTCTCCACGGCACGCATCAGTGCCACGATACCATCACTCAGCAATTCATCAAACTGATTGTTGGCGTTAACGAATTTCTTAACGATCGAAAAGACCAACCGTAAGTTCGCCTCGACAATTCGATCCCGATGCCAGTGAGCCATGGCGATCAAACGATCCACCAGCGCCAAACGGGCTCGAGAGGGCCGACTCGGATTGAGAAGACGACGGTGAGCCGCAGCTTGGTGCAGCAGAAAATTCATTCGCTGAAACAACAGGGACTCCTGCTCGGGCGTGAGCAAAGACGCCTCGCATAGTCGCCCGAGGTGGATGGGAAGATCTGCCCCGCTGCGAGTCGCCGTACGGACCCCGACCTCTTTTTGACGCGGCGCCAATTGGAGCGGCGCCGCAAAAATTTCTCTACCAATCTCGGTCTGCGAAAACTCGCTGTTGCTGATGAAGCCAATCTCCTGTCGGAGTTGCATCTTGGTGGCTCGCTTTAAGTCTTCTTTGGAAAGCGATCCATAATCACGAGCCAGCGAGTCGGCTTCGGAACTTGCGGAAACCAATTCGTCCATCTTCATCCATGAAGGCATCCGAGCGGGCAGTGTCGACGCACTGGAATCTTCGAGCACGGACTCGTCACCCTTAGGCTCGCTAGTCAGGGAATCGAGAGTCGCAACGCGGGAGGAGAGGGAAGCTTTCGTCATCGGTATCGCTCTTCGTGTTGATGAAACGAGGGAGGCATTTAGATCAAAACAAGCATTTGAACGTTTTGGACGTCCATATCGTCCATGTCGTTCATGTCGTTATACCGCTCCCGCCTGTTAAAGGCAACCTGCATTATCGACTGCATCGCAAAAAAGTTTTCGATTGGAACCTCCGACACGTTTTCTCTAAAAACATCCGATTTTTTCGATGTTTTTCTACGTTGCTTGAGTTGGCGGGATTAGCCGCTGGACTACAATTCGGCGTCCTCAGCGAAACGATTCAAGACATTTGCAGACCTCGATCGTGGCAACATCGCTCGATTTTGAGACGCAATTCGTCTTTAAATCCGTTCATTTCGTTCACATTTTGCCTTCTCCAGACACGAAAAAAGCCCGTGGCAGCTCGACTTCCCCATTTTTCGCCGAAGCAGATCGCCAATTCGATGCAAGTCAGCGAATCGTCGGTCAAGCGATGGTGTGATCGCGGCGTCATTCCGACCGTTCGCACGATTGGCGGTCACCGTCGGATCACGCTCGATGGATTACAGCAATTTCTGAGAGAGACCGGCCAGACCTTGGTTCATCCCGAAGCGATCGGATTGCCTTCGTTGTGCCAATGTCGCCGGACCGAGATTCCAGGAGCAAAGGATCCAGAGCAGCGTTCGTTTCGTAGTGCCTTGGCCGAGGGCGATGAGCAGACGTGCCGGGCGGTGCTCCGTGCCCGAGTCGCCGGGGGTGCGTCCCGTAGTGAAGCGGCCGAGGATTTGATCGCCGACGCCATGCATGGACTTGGCGAAGCTTGGGATTGCAAAGAAATCGACATTTATCAAGAGCGGAGAGCCTGTGACATTTGCCAGCGATTGATGATGGAGATGCGCAATGAGATTGGTCCCGTGTCCGCGGACGCTCCCGTGGCCGTCGGCGGTTCCCCCGAGGACGATCACTATCAACTTCCAACTGCGATGGTCGAGCTGGCGCTGCGAGAAATTGGCTGGAACGCCATCAACCTGGGAAGCAATTTGCCACTGGATAGTTTTCGACAAGCCGCCCATGATCAGAATGCGAAGCTGGTTTGGCTGAGCGTCTCGGCACTTGAAGATCCAGCCCGGTTCATTGTGGCCGAAAACCGCTTGGCGGGCTCGCTGGGCGAACAGGTTTCGCTGTTTGTTGGAGGACGGGTGATTGACGAGTCGCTGCGTTCGAAACTTCGTTACACCGCATGCTGTGGGAGTGTGCGCGAGCTGGTCCAATTGGCAGGAATGACACAGGCTGGAATTCGCCGCTAGAATAGCGGGAATGTGCGAACAAGACCCCAGTCAAGAACCTAGCGATCAAGCACCAGCAATCGACGATGGGATTCCCACGAATGCGTCGGCCCCTGCTGCCGTCATTGCGGAGATCGTGCCCGCGGTTCAACCCACTCGGACGCAGAAACTTTATGCGAAGGCGGTGTTCTACCCAACGTTGGCTTGGAATTACACGCTTGGTCGCATCCTGGGTGTCCGCCGCTGGTGGGACTATATCGATGCGCATGTGATCGTCGGCGCCTATCCTTTCGCTGGCGACGTTCCGGGACTTGCTGCCGAAGGAGTGAAGGCGGTGGTCAATACGTGCGAAGAGTATCCGGGGCCCTTGGCTGCCTACGAAGCGTTCGGCATCTCGCAGTTCTGGATGCCGACAACGGATTTCACCCACCCGAGTCTCGAAAACGTCAAGCTTGCCGTTGAATTTGTCGAAGAACACACCCACGTGGACGAAACGGTCTACATTCACTGCAAAGCAGGACGGGCTCGCAGCGCAACGGTTGCACTGTGTTGGCTGATGAAGTACCGCGGATTGTCGATCGAACAAGCCCAAGAAAAGCTGCTTCTAGCGCGCCCTCATATCAACCCACACTTGGGCGATCGTCCGGTCGTGAAGCAATTCGCTCAACAATTGGCACAAGAATCAAATGGACGGTGACGGGACCACGGGCGGCGGGATCTTGGGCGGCGGAGTCGACTCAACCGACACCGGGCCGGATCCTGCGACGATGGCGTTGCTTCGCTTGTCGATGCTTCCAGGGCTTGGTCCTCGCACGTTGACCGCACTACTGGAACGATTCGATACCGCAGAACAAGTTCTTTCTGCGGGTGAATCGGATTTGGCCATGGTCCATGGTGTGGGTGCGAAGCTGATCCACACGATCCGTACGGCATCACACCATGTGGACGTCGAGACGCTTGTGACGTGGTGTCACGAAAATGAAGTTACCATCGTTCGCCAGGGGCAAGCGGGATTTCCTCGTTCGCTCGAGCAGATGGTCGACACGCCACCGATTCTGTTCGTTCGGGGCGGGATGGTGCCTCAAGACACGTTAGCGATTTCCATTGTCGGCACACGCCACGGATCCGTGTATGGCCTCAAACAAGCGGAACGATTCGGGTATGCGTTAGCGAAGGCTGGCGTCACGGTGATCAGCGGCATGGCACGAGGGATCGATGCAGCGGCACATCAGGGAGCGCTCCACGCAGCAGGACGCACGATTGCGGTGCTGGGCAGTGGGCTTGGACAAATCTACCCACCCGAGCACAAAACACTTGCCGATTCGATCGCTTCGTCCGGAGCGGTGATCAGCGAGTATGGCCCCGATGCCAAGCCTCGTGCAGGGATGTTCCCACAGCGAAATCGGTTAATCGCCGCGATGGGGGTCGCAACGCTGGTGATTGAAGCGCCCGACCGCAGCGGGGCGTTGATCACCGCTCGATTGGCATGTGAAATGAATCGCGATGTTCTGGCGCTTCCTGGACCTGTCACCAGCCGAACGTCACGCGGGTGCAACCAGTTGATTCGCGACGGGGCTCGTTTGGTCCAGACCGTCGACGATGTCTTGGAGGAACTCGGTCCGATGTTCGAACCCGTGGAATCCGGGGACGGGCTCACCATTCGCAGCGGATCGGAATTGCGGCTGAACGAGCTTGAACGAGACGTGCTCAATGCGATCGACCAAACGAGTACCCCCATCGACCAGGTGATCGCCAAAACACAATTGCCCGCATACCGTGTGATCGCGACCATCAGCGTGCTGGAAATGCGGTCGTTGATTCGCCGGCTCAGCGGCCAATACGTGACCCGAATCTAATCGGCAATCCGCTCTACTGTCCAACCAGCTTTCGGAACGCGGCAGTCAGCTTTCGAGTGATTGGGCCTGGCGTTCCATCACCGATCGTGCGATCGTCGATCTTGACCGCAGGAATCACTTCCGCAGCACTTCCGGTCAAGAAGCATTCATCCGCGACGTAGACATCGTAGCGAGTGATCGCGATTTCACGAACCTCGATCTTTTCTTGTGCGGCAAGTTCCAGCACCACGTCACGCGTGATGCCTTCCAAAATTCCGGCGTCCACCGGGGGCGTGATCAGCACACCGTCTCGGACAAGGAACAGATTGTCGCCGGTGCATTCGGCAACCTCACCTTTGTGGTTCAGCATCAACGCTTCGACGCACCCCGCCTTCAAGCCCTCGATCTTCGCCATGATGTTGTTGAGGTAATTCAACGACTTGATCCGCGGACTGAGGGCGGCCGGGTGATTGCGAATCGTCGAAGCAGTCACCAACTCAAGCCCATCCTGATAGAACTCTTCCGGGTACAACTTGATCGTGTCCGCAATGATAATGATTTGCGGGTGGCTGCAGCGAAAGGGGTCAAGTCCTAGCGGTCCGGCCCCCCGCGTGACGACCAGGCGAATGTAGCCGTTTTCCAAATCGTTCTTGGCAACCGTTGCGTTAACATCCAGGATCATTTGGTCCATGGAGATTGGAATCGTTAAGGCGATCGCTTGAGCAGAGTCCCACAACCGTTTCAGGTGCTCACGTAACCGAAAGACCTTTCCTCCGTAGATTCGCATCCCTTCGAAGACGCCGTCGCCGTACAGCAAGCCGTGATCGAAAACGCTGACCTTCGCGTCATCGCGACCAAAGTACTCACCGTTGATATAGATTTGTTGACTCATCTTTGATCTTTCCAGCAATTCGGGTGGGTGGTCCATGCTCAGTCAATGTCTTGTGCCGTGACCGCCTGGACCACGTCAGCATCGAAATAGTTTATTGCCATTGCAGCGTCCACCACAATGGACTGGGCAGCAATTCCACTGCTTCGAGAGCTGAGCAGAAAAGCGGCGGTGTTGGCGACTTCATCGGTCGTCACGGCGCGGCGACGGGGGATCACTTTTTCGGCAAACAGGTACGAATCGACGTACCCGGGAATTCCCGCCGACGCACTCGTCTTCAATAATCCAGCGGACACGGAATTGAATCGCACCTCACTGAACCGGCTGAACGATTTTGTCAAAAACGCCAACGACGATTCAAGCGCGGCCTTGATGGGCGCCATGAATCCATAACTCTCACTTGCCATCCGCGTGGTGCTGATCCCGATCGTGACCACCGAAGCCTGCTCCGAAAAACGGTCTTTCAAGGCGTTACAAACGCTGATCAAGGAGTAGGCAGAAATGTCAACCGCTTGTAGGAATTGCCGGCGCGTCGTTTCATGAAACGGTCGAATGCCTTCGGGATAATCTGCGAACGCGATCGAGTGCACCAAACCGTCAAGCACAACCTGCTCCGCTGCAAGGTGTCGGGCAAGCGAGTCAATCTGAGCTTGGTCGGCAACATCACACACGATCACGGGCTGGTCTTTCAGCAGTTTTTCTAAGCTTTCCTTTCTCGCTTCACTCCGCACACTGTAGATCACCGCCGCTCCGGCTTGGCGAAGCACCAGTGCGATCCGATAGGCAACACTTTTCTTGTTGGCCACGCCCATCACCAAGATGGTCTTCCCGCGTAGACCCAAAAAATCATGGACCGGTTCGCTTGAATTCGCTGCGTTCATTCTGCGGTACCTGAATCAGCGACGTTGGAATCGGCGACGGCGGGATTTGCGATCGAGCAGGCGAAATCGAGGCGAGTGGCCAGCTTGCCGCCAACGGTCATCTTGCCGGTTAGGAAAAATGCATTGCTGACTCGGTCCTTTAAAACGGCATGAACTTCGACCGTTTCACCGGGCCTGACCATTCGTTTGAATTTGACGTTGTCCATTCGAGTCGCCACCGGCACCGCATGCTCATGCTCGCCGCCTAATGCGGAACCGGCCAACAGAATCGCTCCGGCCTGCAAACAGCATTCGCACTGGATCACACCAGGCACAAGGGGATGGCCCGGGAAGTGCCCTTGGACAAAAAACTCCTCTTCGCGGAACGTTTTTCGGCAAATGATTTCCGAGTCGGTTTGCGAAACAATCTCGTCCAATAGCCGCATGGGACTACGGTGCGGGATACTCTGTTCAATTTTCTCGACAGTCATCTTTGGGGCGCTCGCGGATTTCGACCTGTTTGGCCGGCATTCGACGCGAAAACGCGGTGTTTCGTCAACCCGGCAACCAACTCGACGATCGAGTACGAGAACGAGTACCGGCGGAACGCCTGAGGACGAGTAAGAACGGAAAGGCCATAACTTGCGATGTTTGAAAGTCAACGTGGCGCTGCCCAGCCAACGAGCACCTGGCGAGTTTGAGACTCGTCAGACGCCCCTCCATCAGACGCCCCTCAACCCGTGGACAAATTGTCCAGCGGAATGACCGCGAGCCCGAGATGGTTGTCGCTCGGCTTTCGTTTTCCTCTGTTTTCGCGACAAAAGATTGGCCCCGACCAATTTGAGACAAAAACATTTCAGCCCCCGCTTGGTCGCTGTTTTTTTGCTTTTTCTCGCGTCGATGCATAGCATGCTGTGCTGCCTCGATTGCATCTTTTGGTGTTTTTTTGCCCCGGCGCTGACACGATTTCGCCCCCGCCTGCGTCTAAGGGACGAAACGAACAGGTCACGATCTCTCTTCGTAGTACTTAGAAGTACCGTTCGCGGGGCCGTGCGCCATCACTGCGAGATGGAAGCTCCAGCCACGCACGTGAGCGGATTCGCCCAGACCCTCAGGGTGTGACCAGCGTCATCGGCACGGAGC contains:
- a CDS encoding sigma-70 family RNA polymerase sigma factor, yielding MTKASLSSRVATLDSLTSEPKGDESVLEDSSASTLPARMPSWMKMDELVSASSEADSLARDYGSLSKEDLKRATKMQLRQEIGFISNSEFSQTEIGREIFAAPLQLAPRQKEVGVRTATRSGADLPIHLGRLCEASLLTPEQESLLFQRMNFLLHQAAAHRRLLNPSRPSRARLALVDRLIAMAHWHRDRIVEANLRLVFSIVKKFVNANNQFDELLSDGIVALMRAVEKFDYDRGFRFSTYATQVVRRNSYRTIVFNQQERQKVIGGLQDMNLDLSDEDRGSSISEGRWHELRSRLAAMLEDLDRREKLIIRARFSLGSHRKVHTLQSLADRLGISKERVRQLERRAMEKLRSMAGDVRLAELEV
- a CDS encoding MerR family transcriptional regulator encodes the protein MAARLPHFSPKQIANSMQVSESSVKRWCDRGVIPTVRTIGGHRRITLDGLQQFLRETGQTLVHPEAIGLPSLCQCRRTEIPGAKDPEQRSFRSALAEGDEQTCRAVLRARVAGGASRSEAAEDLIADAMHGLGEAWDCKEIDIYQERRACDICQRLMMEMRNEIGPVSADAPVAVGGSPEDDHYQLPTAMVELALREIGWNAINLGSNLPLDSFRQAAHDQNAKLVWLSVSALEDPARFIVAENRLAGSLGEQVSLFVGGRVIDESLRSKLRYTACCGSVRELVQLAGMTQAGIRR
- a CDS encoding dual specificity protein phosphatase family protein; its protein translation is MCEQDPSQEPSDQAPAIDDGIPTNASAPAAVIAEIVPAVQPTRTQKLYAKAVFYPTLAWNYTLGRILGVRRWWDYIDAHVIVGAYPFAGDVPGLAAEGVKAVVNTCEEYPGPLAAYEAFGISQFWMPTTDFTHPSLENVKLAVEFVEEHTHVDETVYIHCKAGRARSATVALCWLMKYRGLSIEQAQEKLLLARPHINPHLGDRPVVKQFAQQLAQESNGR
- the dprA gene encoding DNA-processing protein DprA — translated: MDGDGTTGGGILGGGVDSTDTGPDPATMALLRLSMLPGLGPRTLTALLERFDTAEQVLSAGESDLAMVHGVGAKLIHTIRTASHHVDVETLVTWCHENEVTIVRQGQAGFPRSLEQMVDTPPILFVRGGMVPQDTLAISIVGTRHGSVYGLKQAERFGYALAKAGVTVISGMARGIDAAAHQGALHAAGRTIAVLGSGLGQIYPPEHKTLADSIASSGAVISEYGPDAKPRAGMFPQRNRLIAAMGVATLVIEAPDRSGALITARLACEMNRDVLALPGPVTSRTSRGCNQLIRDGARLVQTVDDVLEELGPMFEPVESGDGLTIRSGSELRLNELERDVLNAIDQTSTPIDQVIAKTQLPAYRVIATISVLEMRSLIRRLSGQYVTRI
- the ilvE gene encoding branched-chain-amino-acid transaminase, translating into MSQQIYINGEYFGRDDAKVSVFDHGLLYGDGVFEGMRIYGGKVFRLREHLKRLWDSAQAIALTIPISMDQMILDVNATVAKNDLENGYIRLVVTRGAGPLGLDPFRCSHPQIIIIADTIKLYPEEFYQDGLELVTASTIRNHPAALSPRIKSLNYLNNIMAKIEGLKAGCVEALMLNHKGEVAECTGDNLFLVRDGVLITPPVDAGILEGITRDVVLELAAQEKIEVREIAITRYDVYVADECFLTGSAAEVIPAVKIDDRTIGDGTPGPITRKLTAAFRKLVGQ
- a CDS encoding enoyl-ACP reductase FabI; translation: MNAANSSEPVHDFLGLRGKTILVMGVANKKSVAYRIALVLRQAGAAVIYSVRSEARKESLEKLLKDQPVIVCDVADQAQIDSLARHLAAEQVVLDGLVHSIAFADYPEGIRPFHETTRRQFLQAVDISAYSLISVCNALKDRFSEQASVVTIGISTTRMASESYGFMAPIKAALESSLAFLTKSFSRFSEVRFNSVSAGLLKTSASAGIPGYVDSYLFAEKVIPRRRAVTTDEVANTAAFLLSSRSSGIAAQSIVVDAAMAINYFDADVVQAVTAQDID
- a CDS encoding 3-hydroxyacyl-ACP dehydratase FabZ family protein, coding for MTVEKIEQSIPHRSPMRLLDEIVSQTDSEIICRKTFREEEFFVQGHFPGHPLVPGVIQCECCLQAGAILLAGSALGGEHEHAVPVATRMDNVKFKRMVRPGETVEVHAVLKDRVSNAFFLTGKMTVGGKLATRLDFACSIANPAVADSNVADSGTAE